Proteins encoded in a region of the Acidobacteriota bacterium genome:
- a CDS encoding baseplate J/gp47 family protein, with translation MGAIPFPDLVDDRADVLRSRGLDGLKLALVSLPPGANPAHADIDLRFFNGLHVPAILADIAGDPVRARQIFRIRGGSRIVAGSASGQVQVTAVAGIDATRIGLRIEPVGDYSTYTIELVWNASLIDPFFSAIGFKFRPGCFTNDCAPVLGGRPPAPNPPIDYLAKDYDSFRHTLMVAMAERVPGWASTSEADHDQVLIDLFAAAADELSDYQDRVMAEAYLGTTRKRVSLARHARLVDYHLHEGNQASTWLAVDVVAGQAPFTLADQELVVWTGAAVADDQTVFFASRQKRLEPAQRQRLDPLLNRLRLHTWRNARPALGAGSTSADIAPVSGLASQAQADALRDLVRGGQWREMLLAEMLNPLTGAVAGRRRSKRQLLRLLAGTDPDRGAAESIFDPVTGAWIVRVHWREEDALRFDYSFTTFCPGPPPTAVEDVSIFYGNLVPVHEGRPLEVHFYEPGSVLPTETDSVKHRYYERANRFADGRDWVRAELPDEGPLAYLPPATGAAPTGEDPARSTMWLEVELVGGARETWDEVESLVHSDDSAENGDHYMVETDERQRSVLRFGNGTHGRLLPPGATVHAEYQLGGGPAGNIGADQLVNVQALTGALNGAVVAATNPFDVTDGREPEPAERIRRNAPEAFRARQLRAVTIADYVKRAEEVSGVSRAVARYAWTGSWRTVRIAIDPAGFTALGDPRSDALWDELRPRIANHLEAVRLIGEDLELRPPRYVPLDIRVVVCAGEAYWREDLRFVLEQEFSDGWTSDGRRGFFHPDEWSFGQALHRSTIEGRIHQIAGVDRIVRIAMKRFATPLPAVPGTEVLEMAFDEIVLLANDPSHLERGLIRFDVQGGRR, from the coding sequence ATGGGCGCCATTCCTTTCCCCGATCTCGTCGACGACAGAGCAGACGTTCTGCGCAGTCGCGGACTCGACGGGCTGAAGCTCGCGCTCGTGTCGTTGCCGCCGGGCGCGAACCCTGCGCACGCAGACATCGATCTGCGCTTCTTCAATGGCCTGCATGTGCCGGCGATCCTCGCCGACATCGCCGGCGATCCCGTGCGAGCGCGGCAGATCTTCCGCATCCGCGGCGGCTCACGCATCGTCGCCGGCAGCGCGAGCGGGCAGGTGCAGGTGACGGCCGTCGCTGGAATCGACGCTACGCGCATCGGACTGCGCATCGAGCCGGTTGGCGACTATTCCACGTACACCATCGAGCTTGTCTGGAACGCCAGCCTGATCGACCCGTTCTTCAGTGCGATTGGTTTCAAGTTCAGGCCCGGCTGCTTCACCAACGATTGCGCGCCGGTACTGGGTGGTCGGCCGCCGGCGCCGAATCCGCCAATCGATTACCTCGCGAAAGACTACGACTCGTTCCGCCACACGCTGATGGTGGCGATGGCCGAGCGGGTGCCAGGCTGGGCCAGCACGAGTGAAGCCGACCACGATCAGGTGCTGATCGATCTGTTCGCGGCGGCCGCTGACGAACTCAGCGACTACCAGGATCGGGTGATGGCGGAGGCCTATCTCGGGACTACTCGAAAGCGAGTGTCGCTGGCGCGGCACGCCCGGCTCGTGGACTACCACCTGCATGAGGGCAATCAGGCCAGCACGTGGCTCGCGGTTGATGTGGTGGCCGGTCAGGCGCCGTTCACACTCGCGGACCAGGAACTGGTGGTGTGGACCGGCGCGGCTGTAGCGGATGACCAGACGGTGTTCTTCGCGAGCCGCCAGAAACGGCTTGAGCCGGCGCAACGCCAGCGACTCGATCCGCTCCTGAACCGGCTTCGCCTGCATACGTGGCGGAACGCACGACCGGCGCTTGGTGCGGGCAGCACCTCGGCGGATATCGCGCCGGTGTCGGGATTGGCGTCGCAGGCCCAGGCCGATGCGCTTCGAGACTTGGTACGGGGTGGCCAGTGGCGCGAGATGCTCCTCGCCGAAATGCTGAATCCGCTGACGGGCGCCGTGGCTGGCCGTCGCCGGTCGAAGCGCCAGTTGCTGCGCCTGCTAGCCGGCACTGATCCGGACCGTGGTGCGGCCGAGTCGATCTTTGATCCCGTGACCGGCGCGTGGATCGTGCGGGTGCACTGGCGCGAAGAGGATGCGCTGCGTTTCGACTACAGCTTCACGACGTTCTGCCCGGGGCCGCCGCCGACCGCAGTGGAGGACGTCTCGATCTTCTACGGCAACCTGGTGCCGGTGCACGAGGGCCGGCCGCTCGAAGTGCATTTCTACGAGCCCGGCAGCGTGTTGCCCACCGAGACGGACTCGGTGAAGCATCGCTACTACGAGCGGGCGAACCGGTTCGCGGACGGACGCGATTGGGTGCGCGCGGAGTTGCCAGACGAGGGACCGCTCGCGTACCTGCCACCGGCCACCGGAGCGGCGCCCACTGGCGAAGACCCGGCGCGTTCCACGATGTGGCTCGAAGTGGAACTGGTGGGTGGTGCGCGCGAGACCTGGGACGAGGTCGAAAGCCTGGTGCACAGCGACGACTCGGCCGAAAACGGCGACCACTACATGGTGGAGACCGACGAGCGGCAGCGGAGCGTGCTGCGATTCGGCAACGGGACGCACGGTCGTCTGTTGCCACCCGGAGCCACAGTGCACGCCGAGTATCAACTTGGCGGAGGCCCGGCCGGCAACATCGGTGCGGACCAGTTGGTAAACGTGCAGGCGCTCACGGGCGCGTTGAATGGCGCGGTGGTGGCCGCCACGAACCCGTTCGACGTGACGGACGGACGGGAGCCGGAACCTGCCGAACGGATTCGTCGCAACGCGCCCGAGGCGTTTCGCGCGCGCCAGTTGCGTGCGGTGACGATCGCCGACTATGTGAAACGCGCTGAGGAGGTGAGCGGGGTTTCGCGCGCGGTCGCCCGGTACGCGTGGACGGGCAGTTGGCGCACAGTACGAATCGCGATTGACCCCGCGGGCTTCACGGCACTGGGCGACCCGCGCTCGGATGCGCTGTGGGATGAGCTCCGTCCTCGCATCGCCAACCATCTGGAAGCCGTGCGGCTGATTGGCGAAGACCTTGAGCTACGGCCGCCACGGTACGTGCCGCTGGACATCCGTGTGGTGGTCTGCGCGGGAGAGGCGTATTGGCGCGAGGACCTGCGCTTCGTGCTGGAGCAGGAGTTCTCCGACGGCTGGACGTCCGATGGACGACGCGGGTTCTTCCATCCCGACGAGTGGAGTTTCGGCCAGGCGTTGCATCGCAGCACGATTGAAGGCCGCATCCACCAGATTGCCGGCGTTGATCGGATCGTGCGCATTGCCATGAAGAGATTTGCCACGCCGCTGCCGGCTGTGCCCGGCACCGAGGTGCTGGAGATGGCGTTCGACGAGATCGTGTTGCTCGCCAATGATCCAAGCCATCTTGAACGTGGACTCATCCGTTTCGACGTGCAGGGAGGGCGGCGCTGA
- a CDS encoding phage tail protein has protein sequence MAQFAVNTHRFDPYKNFKFRLKWDGRYVAGVAKCGALKRSTEVVEHREGGDPSTSRKSPGRTKYEAITLERGVTHDLEFEAWANKVWHVGAGLGAEVSLKDFRKDVILEVYNEAGQVVLAYKIYRCWVSEFQALPDLDANANAIAIQTLKLENEGWERDLDVVEPSEPVLAG, from the coding sequence ATGGCCCAGTTTGCCGTCAACACCCATCGCTTCGACCCGTACAAGAACTTCAAGTTCCGTCTCAAGTGGGACGGACGCTATGTGGCTGGCGTCGCCAAGTGCGGGGCGCTCAAGCGCAGCACCGAGGTGGTGGAACATCGCGAAGGCGGCGACCCCTCGACGTCGCGCAAGTCGCCCGGCCGCACGAAGTACGAGGCCATCACGCTTGAACGCGGCGTGACGCACGACCTGGAGTTCGAGGCCTGGGCCAACAAGGTGTGGCATGTCGGCGCCGGTCTTGGCGCCGAGGTCAGCCTGAAAGACTTCCGCAAGGACGTGATCCTGGAGGTCTATAACGAGGCCGGTCAGGTGGTGCTGGCGTACAAGATCTATCGCTGCTGGGTCTCTGAGTTCCAGGCGCTGCCCGACCTCGACGCCAATGCCAATGCCATCGCGATTCAGACGCTCAAGCTTGAGAACGAAGGCTGGGAGCGCGATCTCGATGTGGTTGAACCCTCTGAACCTGTCCTTGCGGGCTGA
- a CDS encoding ATP-binding protein, with the protein MRTIAFLPGVHGGDVLAQYWLGQVAWRLRREVCWLWREPGATNALDLMRYEADKRAFFESDVTARHLSELVAAEEPDDSGDSDIRGSFGWVVRELELQPVERFILAVALLPVVDSAAGPVIASCLNDASRTVPTLALAQRLWDEPDEVLRCFDPAHTLMRYGILASQASGGAHDWQAPLRVPPLVAGQLLFADAELPVALETVVPSQALATLDNAAIARVAAALAADSDPHAQPGMRLVPVLGAIGAPLAEVAAACAAHAGIGTVRPSVALPRDQMAQALTVAWLRGQAVYLPAAMLTSTSVHDPAAPVAEAPPLPGLPLTVFVGAHEGAALRGLGSTLPAITVSPLTYAERLAHWRRALPTAAAELPELARRFRYEEAGIARVGRELATLGRPPRMDEMLAAARADLDLGSLAQPVTPRFRRDELMLPAAQDAQIAEIIAAMTNLTRVHYDWGTAHAWNEGGLAVLFAGPPGTGKTMAAEAIASELALPLYRIDLSQVVNKYIGETEKNLRRLFDAADSADVVLFFDEADALFGKRTEVKDAHDRYANLEISYLLERMERFKGLAILATNRKKDLDDAFLRRLRFAVEFPMPGAEERLRIWRGVIPEGVDASDVDFDFLAQRFALAGGHIRGIVFQACLQSASVGAERRLTMAAVVRAVQRELDKLERATSLEQFGPYAALVAAQRTTR; encoded by the coding sequence ATGAGGACGATCGCATTCCTGCCGGGCGTGCACGGTGGCGATGTGCTCGCGCAGTACTGGCTTGGCCAGGTCGCCTGGCGCCTCCGTCGAGAAGTCTGCTGGCTCTGGCGCGAACCGGGTGCCACCAACGCGCTGGATCTCATGCGCTACGAAGCCGACAAGCGTGCGTTCTTCGAAAGTGACGTCACGGCGCGGCACTTGAGCGAACTGGTGGCGGCAGAGGAACCGGACGACTCGGGCGACAGCGATATCCGCGGATCGTTCGGATGGGTGGTCAGGGAACTCGAACTGCAGCCCGTCGAGCGCTTCATTCTGGCGGTGGCGCTGCTGCCCGTGGTTGACAGCGCAGCGGGGCCGGTCATCGCCAGTTGTCTGAACGACGCCTCGCGTACCGTGCCAACGCTCGCATTGGCGCAGCGCCTGTGGGACGAGCCCGACGAAGTGCTGCGGTGTTTCGACCCGGCACACACACTGATGCGCTACGGCATTCTGGCTTCGCAGGCATCGGGCGGAGCGCACGATTGGCAGGCACCCCTGCGTGTGCCTCCGCTGGTTGCGGGCCAGTTGCTGTTTGCCGACGCCGAATTGCCCGTCGCGCTCGAAACCGTTGTGCCGTCGCAGGCGTTGGCGACACTCGACAACGCGGCGATCGCTCGAGTGGCAGCCGCACTGGCGGCCGACAGCGACCCCCACGCGCAGCCGGGAATGCGACTGGTACCGGTGCTGGGCGCCATCGGCGCGCCGCTGGCAGAAGTCGCCGCTGCCTGTGCAGCACATGCCGGCATCGGCACGGTCAGACCAAGCGTGGCCCTGCCGCGTGATCAGATGGCACAGGCGCTCACGGTGGCGTGGTTGCGTGGCCAGGCCGTTTATCTGCCGGCCGCCATGCTCACGAGTACGTCCGTTCACGATCCGGCCGCCCCGGTCGCCGAAGCCCCGCCGCTGCCGGGCCTTCCGCTCACAGTGTTCGTCGGCGCGCACGAGGGCGCGGCCTTGCGCGGCCTCGGATCCACGTTGCCGGCCATCACGGTGTCGCCACTGACGTACGCAGAACGCTTGGCGCATTGGCGACGCGCCCTGCCGACCGCAGCGGCGGAGTTGCCGGAACTGGCGCGCCGCTTCCGCTACGAAGAAGCGGGCATCGCGCGAGTGGGCCGTGAACTGGCCACGCTGGGCCGGCCACCGCGCATGGACGAAATGCTGGCCGCCGCACGCGCCGATCTCGATCTCGGCTCACTCGCACAGCCCGTCACGCCGCGATTCCGCCGCGATGAATTGATGCTGCCCGCCGCGCAGGACGCGCAGATTGCCGAAATCATCGCGGCCATGACCAACCTCACGCGGGTGCACTATGACTGGGGCACCGCGCATGCATGGAACGAGGGCGGACTGGCCGTGTTGTTTGCCGGCCCTCCCGGCACCGGCAAGACGATGGCGGCCGAGGCGATTGCGTCGGAACTGGCGCTGCCGCTCTACCGCATCGACCTGTCGCAGGTGGTCAACAAGTACATCGGCGAAACGGAGAAGAACTTGCGGCGACTCTTCGACGCCGCCGATTCCGCCGATGTCGTGTTGTTCTTCGACGAAGCCGACGCACTCTTCGGCAAACGCACCGAGGTCAAGGACGCGCACGACCGGTACGCCAACCTCGAAATCAGCTACTTGCTTGAACGCATGGAGCGCTTCAAGGGCCTCGCCATCCTCGCTACCAACCGCAAGAAGGACCTGGACGACGCGTTCTTGCGCCGGCTGCGTTTTGCGGTCGAGTTTCCAATGCCGGGCGCCGAAGAGCGCCTGCGTATCTGGCGTGGCGTCATCCCCGAAGGGGTTGATGCCAGCGACGTGGACTTCGACTTCCTGGCACAGCGCTTCGCGCTGGCCGGCGGCCACATCCGCGGCATCGTGTTCCAGGCTTGTCTGCAAAGCGCCTCGGTTGGCGCGGAGCGGCGGTTGACGATGGCCGCGGTGGTGCGGGCGGTACAGCGCGAGCTCGACAAACTGGAGCGCGCCACCAGCCTGGAACAGTTCGGACCGTATGCGGCGCTTGTGGCCGCGCAAAGGACCACGCGATGA
- a CDS encoding M20/M25/M40 family metallo-hydrolase, which produces MTSMRTAPALCLAAILIGATALPLAVTARDAGQAVDQAMVARIRDEGLQRSRVMDVVSYITDVLGARLTLSDDMARAQLWVMSHMREIGLENVVAEPFMDYGTRWDNEYVSLHLIEPDYQPMVGYPLSHTPGTNGKQTTRVVNAEIRNRADLERLRGTLRGASVLSTAPAVVDRARFSTGVARYTDAELKVLESPAPPPAAPPAPPAQPAAAAAAAAPAPTAPNPTVVRPEEKMAFYKAEGVVAVLQSESGWPGAVRGFARPGTRTDNWGRAETLASPPIVAITPEHYNRMYRLRERGLPVMIEIEIRNRVGAAVEQASNVVGDIPGTDLKDELVMIGAHLDTWHASPNASDNTSGVAVVLEAMRILRAVGAKPRRTIRAALWAGEEQGLHGSREYVLKHFGDPASPKGVTPAYEKLSAYFNQDYGPGQYRGIYLQGNEGARTMMTSWTAPFHDLGMTTVSPRGVGSTDHISFDRVGLPGFQFLQDRVGGTGGHTNLDFLETLPPEDLMKNAVIMAAFAYNAAMSDGRVPRK; this is translated from the coding sequence ATGACTTCCATGCGCACCGCACCCGCCCTCTGCCTCGCCGCCATTCTGATCGGCGCCACGGCTCTGCCGCTGGCCGTGACCGCACGCGACGCCGGACAGGCGGTGGATCAGGCCATGGTCGCGCGCATCCGCGACGAGGGCCTGCAGCGCTCACGTGTCATGGACGTCGTCTCCTACATCACCGACGTGCTCGGCGCGCGGCTCACACTCTCGGATGACATGGCGCGCGCACAACTGTGGGTGATGTCTCACATGCGCGAGATCGGACTCGAAAACGTCGTCGCAGAGCCGTTTATGGACTACGGCACGCGCTGGGACAACGAATACGTCTCGCTGCACCTCATCGAACCCGACTACCAGCCGATGGTCGGTTACCCCCTCTCACACACGCCGGGCACCAACGGCAAACAGACGACCCGCGTGGTCAACGCTGAAATCCGCAACCGCGCCGACCTGGAACGACTGCGCGGCACGTTGCGCGGCGCTTCGGTGTTGTCTACGGCTCCGGCCGTCGTGGACCGCGCGCGATTCAGCACGGGCGTGGCTCGTTACACCGACGCGGAACTGAAAGTCCTGGAATCCCCAGCGCCGCCGCCGGCCGCACCACCTGCGCCACCCGCCCAGCCAGCTGCCGCGGCCGCTGCAGCCGCGCCGGCGCCAACCGCCCCCAACCCCACCGTCGTCCGGCCCGAAGAAAAGATGGCGTTCTACAAAGCCGAAGGGGTCGTGGCCGTGCTGCAAAGCGAGAGCGGATGGCCTGGCGCCGTGCGCGGCTTCGCCCGCCCCGGCACCAGAACCGACAATTGGGGCCGCGCCGAAACGCTTGCGTCCCCTCCCATCGTTGCGATCACGCCGGAGCACTACAACAGGATGTACCGGCTGCGCGAACGTGGTCTGCCGGTCATGATCGAAATCGAAATTCGCAATCGGGTGGGCGCTGCGGTCGAACAAGCCAGCAACGTGGTCGGTGATATCCCCGGTACCGATTTGAAAGATGAACTCGTGATGATCGGCGCGCACCTGGACACATGGCACGCCAGCCCGAACGCGAGCGACAACACCTCGGGAGTGGCGGTTGTGCTCGAGGCCATGCGCATCCTGCGCGCGGTGGGGGCCAAGCCGCGCCGAACCATTCGCGCCGCCTTGTGGGCGGGCGAAGAACAGGGCCTGCATGGCTCGCGCGAATACGTGTTGAAACACTTCGGTGACCCCGCGAGCCCGAAAGGGGTCACACCTGCGTACGAAAAACTCTCGGCCTACTTCAATCAGGACTATGGCCCCGGACAGTACCGGGGCATCTACCTGCAGGGGAATGAAGGGGCCAGGACGATGATGACGAGTTGGACCGCGCCATTCCACGACTTGGGTATGACAACCGTGTCACCACGCGGCGTGGGGAGCACCGATCACATTTCGTTCGACCGGGTGGGACTCCCGGGCTTCCAGTTCCTCCAGGATCGTGTGGGCGGCACCGGTGGCCACACCAACCTGGATTTTCTCGAAACACTGCCGCCCGAAGACCTCATGAAGAACGCCGTCATCATGGCGGCGTTCGCGTACAACGCGGCCATGAGCGATGGACGCGTCCCGCGGAAATAG
- a CDS encoding DUF4255 domain-containing protein has protein sequence MALADSSMAIGAVTRLLQDHLIRRGFEVEIGKPEEAADTDANAKLNLFLYEVSFDGHMRNQSMGTGEPPRLWLVLKFLLTAFDGRERSDSPAAHDLLGLGLTALQDLAFLPIDSLVDANVRLALENNPEPLKLTFEDSSSELLSKLMQGNGERYRLSVAFQVRPVMIVPGAVPRGSLLVGVDYSTAPETVIGRDGVQIDVIPSMGAQLDRVEPARFEPGATLTIFGTDVAGTDMEVVLGDVMLTVVERRIDRLVVVAEGSPGAPIASGGTLSAGEMPLVVRRRLSPTRTRSSNLLAAKLLPVVTGATLVAGNLQLQGLLLGDNEDDVIVLLYRESDGVTVRQFDVVNTAADQKTLTVPGVGTAVPAGSYRAILRVNNQQANASPRVVVP, from the coding sequence ATGGCGCTCGCAGACTCTTCCATGGCGATCGGCGCCGTCACCCGCCTGCTGCAGGATCACCTGATCCGGCGCGGGTTCGAAGTTGAGATCGGCAAGCCGGAAGAAGCCGCGGATACGGACGCGAATGCGAAGCTCAACCTCTTCCTGTACGAAGTGAGTTTCGACGGACATATGCGCAACCAGTCCATGGGCACCGGTGAGCCGCCCCGATTGTGGCTGGTGCTCAAGTTCCTGCTCACGGCGTTTGACGGAAGGGAGCGAAGCGATTCCCCCGCCGCCCACGATCTGCTGGGTCTCGGCCTGACCGCGCTGCAGGACCTGGCCTTCCTGCCAATCGACTCGCTGGTTGATGCCAACGTGCGCCTGGCGCTCGAGAACAATCCCGAACCGCTGAAACTCACATTCGAAGACTCGAGTTCCGAACTGCTTTCGAAGCTGATGCAGGGCAATGGCGAACGATACCGGTTGTCGGTGGCCTTCCAGGTGAGACCCGTGATGATCGTGCCTGGCGCCGTCCCGCGCGGTTCCCTGCTCGTCGGCGTGGACTACAGCACGGCGCCTGAAACGGTGATCGGGCGTGACGGCGTGCAGATCGATGTCATTCCGTCGATGGGTGCGCAACTCGATCGTGTGGAACCTGCACGCTTCGAGCCTGGGGCCACGCTCACGATCTTCGGCACCGACGTCGCCGGCACCGACATGGAAGTGGTGCTGGGCGATGTCATGTTGACGGTCGTCGAACGCCGCATCGATCGGCTCGTCGTGGTTGCCGAGGGCAGTCCGGGCGCACCGATCGCCTCGGGCGGCACGTTGTCGGCAGGTGAGATGCCACTGGTGGTTCGACGCCGCCTGTCGCCAACGCGTACCCGGTCAAGCAATCTGCTCGCCGCAAAGCTGCTGCCGGTGGTGACCGGCGCCACCCTCGTCGCCGGGAATCTTCAGCTGCAGGGGCTTCTGCTTGGTGACAACGAAGACGACGTGATCGTGTTGTTGTATCGCGAGTCTGATGGCGTGACCGTCCGCCAGTTTGACGTGGTAAACACAGCGGCGGACCAGAAGACACTGACCGTCCCCGGGGTGGGAACCGCTGTACCAGCTGGGAGTTACCGCGCCATCCTTCGCGTGAACAATCAGCAGGCAAACGCGAGCCCGCGCGTGGTGGTGCCATGA
- a CDS encoding GIY-YIG nuclease family protein gives MHYVYILRCADDTLYTGYTINLKARVEAHNAGRGAKYTRGRRPVAMVYSRGFRSLGKALAREYAVKQLTRSEKEALIASWSARLPRRRAGVSVSAD, from the coding sequence GTGCACTACGTTTACATCCTTCGCTGCGCGGACGACACGCTCTACACCGGCTACACCATTAATCTGAAGGCGCGCGTTGAGGCCCACAACGCCGGTCGCGGCGCCAAGTACACGCGTGGCCGACGGCCCGTGGCGATGGTCTATTCGCGAGGGTTTCGATCCCTCGGCAAAGCATTGGCCCGCGAGTATGCGGTGAAGCAGTTGACGCGGTCAGAGAAGGAAGCGCTCATCGCGAGCTGGTCTGCAAGATTGCCCCGGCGTCGGGCTGGCGTTTCCGTTTCGGCAGACTAA
- a CDS encoding phage tail sheath subtilisin-like domain-containing protein produces the protein MAQVSYPGVYIVEKASGVRTITGVATSVAAFVGFTRKGVPDKAVAITSFADFERGYGGLDRDSPVSYGVRQFFLNGGTQAIIVRVAVGHATSSWTLQDGSAVIVLDVKASSPGAWGNGLRISVQTTGVRNADTDFNLVISQLQADGSTLVPVETHRNLSLDSNSGQFVESVVNNNSALVQVTRRPALTFTQAGFAVSGAITFPLNPTNTIIGGSVDGTTAFQLTLAGAPWANIGALVTSTTNAIAAAGLAARLQASQTGPDGQAGTGHLRIASLATGETSSVVIAGGAFGGLAAVANMGLANGGREFSGAAQRRPAVVNNLVPPTSGADGTRGAAVNLVGNELAKTGIYALLDVDLFNMLLIPETFDMTAGQEAAVIPAATALCEARRAFYVVDAPSNRTLANIGAWANGASQSRNAATYFPAVRIVDPLDGLRPRAMAPSGTMAGVYARTDATRGVWKAPAGTDATLNGVLDLTLPINDIENGQINPLGVNALRSFPAYGRVAWGARTMKGADAQADEYKYVPIRRLALFLEESLYRGTQWVVFEPNDEPLWAQIRLNLGAFMNGLFRQGAFQGKTPQEAFFVKCDKETTTQADRNLGIVNIMVGFAPLKPAEFVVITIQQIAGDLQ, from the coding sequence ATGGCGCAGGTCAGCTATCCCGGTGTTTACATTGTCGAAAAAGCCAGTGGGGTGCGCACCATCACGGGTGTGGCCACATCGGTCGCCGCGTTCGTGGGCTTCACCCGCAAGGGCGTGCCCGACAAGGCGGTGGCCATCACGAGTTTTGCCGACTTCGAGCGCGGGTATGGCGGACTCGACCGCGACAGCCCGGTGTCGTATGGCGTCCGGCAGTTCTTCCTGAACGGTGGCACGCAGGCCATCATCGTTCGTGTGGCAGTGGGACACGCCACCTCATCGTGGACGCTGCAGGATGGGTCGGCGGTGATCGTCCTGGACGTGAAGGCGTCCAGCCCAGGGGCATGGGGCAACGGGCTGCGCATCTCGGTACAAACCACCGGTGTGCGGAACGCGGATACGGACTTCAACCTGGTCATCTCGCAGTTGCAGGCCGACGGCAGCACGCTGGTGCCCGTGGAGACGCACCGCAACTTGAGCCTCGATTCAAACTCCGGGCAGTTCGTCGAATCGGTGGTCAACAACAACTCAGCGCTGGTGCAGGTCACGCGGCGCCCCGCACTGACCTTTACCCAGGCTGGATTCGCGGTCAGCGGCGCCATCACGTTTCCGCTCAATCCGACCAACACCATCATCGGCGGCTCGGTGGACGGCACCACGGCGTTTCAGTTGACGCTCGCCGGTGCACCGTGGGCGAACATTGGTGCGCTGGTGACCTCCACCACCAATGCGATCGCTGCGGCCGGACTTGCCGCCAGGCTTCAGGCGTCGCAAACGGGTCCTGACGGTCAGGCCGGCACCGGTCACCTGCGCATTGCGTCACTCGCCACCGGCGAAACGTCCAGCGTGGTCATCGCAGGTGGCGCATTCGGTGGTCTCGCGGCCGTGGCGAACATGGGCCTGGCCAATGGCGGTCGCGAGTTTTCTGGCGCGGCCCAGCGGCGTCCGGCCGTGGTCAACAACCTTGTCCCTCCCACGTCGGGCGCCGACGGCACCCGGGGCGCGGCAGTCAATCTCGTCGGCAACGAACTGGCCAAGACCGGCATCTACGCGCTGCTGGACGTGGACCTGTTCAACATGCTGCTCATTCCCGAGACGTTCGACATGACGGCCGGGCAGGAAGCCGCGGTGATTCCTGCAGCCACGGCGCTGTGCGAAGCGCGCCGCGCCTTCTACGTGGTGGACGCACCTTCGAACCGCACACTCGCGAACATCGGCGCCTGGGCCAACGGGGCATCACAATCGCGAAACGCGGCCACCTACTTCCCCGCGGTACGCATCGTTGATCCACTCGACGGTCTGCGGCCACGCGCGATGGCACCGTCGGGCACGATGGCCGGTGTGTATGCGCGCACGGACGCCACCCGGGGCGTGTGGAAGGCCCCGGCCGGCACCGACGCCACGCTCAACGGCGTGCTCGACCTGACGCTCCCCATCAATGACATCGAGAACGGGCAGATCAATCCACTCGGCGTCAACGCCCTGCGCAGCTTCCCCGCGTACGGGCGTGTCGCCTGGGGCGCGCGCACGATGAAGGGCGCGGACGCGCAGGCCGACGAGTATAAGTACGTCCCCATCCGCCGCCTCGCACTCTTCCTGGAAGAAAGCCTGTACCGGGGCACGCAGTGGGTGGTGTTTGAACCAAACGACGAACCGCTCTGGGCTCAGATTCGGTTGAACCTCGGCGCGTTCATGAACGGCCTGTTCCGTCAGGGCGCGTTTCAGGGCAAAACGCCGCAGGAAGCCTTCTTCGTCAAGTGCGACAAGGAAACCACCACCCAAGCCGATCGCAACCTCGGCATCGTCAACATCATGGTCGGCTTCGCACCGCTCAAGCCGGCTGAATTTGTTGTCATCACCATTCAGCAGATCGCCGGCGATCTGCAATAA
- a CDS encoding GPW/gp25 family protein — protein MALSNGRHLAFPFHIGSDGRTAAPKDDGAHVRDELLQLLLTSPAERLFLPEFGGGVRRLVFEPASEALRGVVKARITNGLSRWLGHRLTVELIDVVWDTAAATLEVSVKYRPAGSPDSRVVKFQRSSK, from the coding sequence ATGGCCCTCTCGAATGGACGTCATCTCGCGTTTCCGTTCCACATCGGCAGCGATGGCCGCACGGCGGCGCCAAAAGACGATGGAGCGCATGTGCGCGACGAACTGCTGCAGCTGTTGCTGACCAGTCCGGCTGAGCGGCTGTTCCTGCCGGAGTTCGGCGGCGGCGTGCGCCGGCTTGTGTTCGAGCCGGCGTCCGAGGCGTTGCGCGGCGTCGTGAAGGCGCGCATCACCAACGGCCTGTCGCGATGGTTGGGGCATCGGCTGACGGTTGAACTCATCGATGTGGTGTGGGACACCGCGGCCGCCACTCTCGAAGTCAGCGTGAAGTACCGGCCGGCCGGAAGCCCGGACAGCCGGGTGGTCAAGTTCCAGCGCAGTTCGAAATAG